The following are encoded together in the Ovis aries strain OAR_USU_Benz2616 breed Rambouillet chromosome 15, ARS-UI_Ramb_v3.0, whole genome shotgun sequence genome:
- the LOC114110421 gene encoding LOW QUALITY PROTEIN: catenin alpha-1-like (The sequence of the model RefSeq protein was modified relative to this genomic sequence to represent the inferred CDS: deleted 1 base in 1 codon): MTAVHTGNINFKWDPKSLEIRTLAVERLLEPLVTQVTTLVNTNSKGPSNKKRGRSKKAHVLAASVEQATENFLEKGDKIAKESQFLKEELVAAVEDVRKQGDLMKSAAGEFADDPCSSVKRGNMVRAARALLSAVTRLLILADMADVYKLLVQLKLVEDGILKLRNAGTEQDLGIQYKALKPEVDKLNIMAAKRQQELKDVGHRDQMAAARGILQKNVPILYTASQACLQHPDVAAYKANRDLIYKQLQQAVTGISNAAQATASDDASQHPGGGGGELAYALNNFDKQIIVDPLSFSEERFRPSLEERLESIISGAALMADSSCTRDDRCERIVAECNAVRQALQDLLSEYMGNAGRKERSDALNSAIDKMTKKTRDLCRQLRKAVMDHVSDSFLETNVPLLVLIEAAKNGNEKEVKEYAQVFREHANKLIEVANLACSISNNEEGVKLVRMSASQLEALCPQVINAALALAAKPQSKLAQENMDLFKEQWEKQVRVLTDAVDDITSIDDFLAVSENHILEDVNKCVIALQEKDVDGLDRTAGAIRGRAARVIHVVTSEMDNYEPGVYTEKVLEATKLLSNTVMPRFTEQVEAAVEALSSDPAQPMDENEFIDASRLVYDGIRDIRKAVLMIRTPEELDDSDFETEDFDVRSRTSVQTEDDQLIAGQSARAIMAQLPQEQKAKIAEQVASFQEEKSKLDAEVSKWDDSGNDIIVLAKQMCMIMMEMTDFTRGKGPLKNTSDVISAAKKIAEAGSRMDKLGRTIADHCPDSACKQDLLAYLQRIALYCHQLNICSKVKAEVQNLGGELVVSGVDSAMSLIQAAKNLMNAVVQTVKASYVASTKYQKSQGMASLNLPAVSWKMKAPEKKPLVKREKQDETQTKIKRASQKKHVNPVQALSEFKAMDSI, translated from the exons ATGACTGCTGTCCACACAGGCAACATAAACTTCAAATGGGACCCCAAAAGTCTAGAGATCAGGACTCTGGCAGTTGAAAGACTGTTAGAGCCTCTTGTTACCCAGGTTACAACCTTGGTAAACACCAATAGCAAGGGGCCCTCTAATAAGAAGAGAGGTCGTTCTAAGAAGGCCCATGTTTTGGCTGCATCTGTTGAACAAGCAACTGAGAATTTCTTGGAGAAGGGGGATAAAATTGCAAAGGAGAGTCAGTTTCTCAAGGAGGAGCTTGTGGCTGCTGTAGAAGATGTTCGAAAACAAGGTGATTTGATGAAGAGTGCTGCAGGAGAGTTTGCAGATGATCCCTGCTCTTCTGTGAAGCGTGGCAACATGGTTCGGGCAGCTCGGGCTTTGCTCTCTGCTGTTACCCGGCTGCTTATTTTGGCTGACATGGCAGATGTCTACAAATTACTTGTTCAGCTGAAACTTGTAGAAGATGGTATCTTGAAACTGAGGAATGCTGGCACTGAACAGGACTTGGGAATACAGTATAAAGCCCTGAAACCTGAAGTGGATAAACTGAACATTATGGCAGCCAAAAGACAACAGGAACTGAAAGATGTGGGCCATCGTGATCAGATGGCTGCAGCCAGAGGAATCCTGCAGAAAAACGTTCCAATCCTCTATACTGCATCCCAGGCATGCCTACAGCACCCTGATGTTGCAGCCTACAAGGCCAACAGAGACCTGATATACAAGCAGCTGCAACAGGCAGTCACAGGAATTTCTAATGCAGCCCAGGCCACTGCATCAGATGATGCCTCTCAGCAcccaggtggaggaggaggagaactgGCATATGCCCTCAATAACTTTGATAAACAAATCATTGTGGACCCCTTGAGCTTCAGTGAGGAGCGCTTTAGGCCTTCCCTGGAGGAGCGCTTGGAAAGCATCATTAGTGGGGCTGCCCTGATGGCTGATTCATCCTGCACCCGTGATGACCGGTGTGAGAGAATCGTGGCAGAGTGTAATGCTGTCCGCCAGGCCTTGCAGGACCTGCTCTCAGAGTACATGGGCAATGCTGGACGTAAAGAAAGAAGTGATGCACTCAATTCTGCAATAGATAAAATGACCAAGAAGACCAGGGACCTGTGTAGGCAGCTCCGCAAAGCTGTCATGGACCATGTTTCAGATTCATTTCTGGAAACCAACGTTCCACTTTTAGTATTGATTGAGGCTGCGAAGaatggaaatgagaaagaagttAAAGAATATGCCCAAGTTTTCCGTGAACATGCCAACAAATTAATTGAGGTGGCCAACTTGGCTTGTTCCATCTCAAACAATGAAGAAGGTGTAAAGCTTGTTCGAATGTCTGCAAGCCAGCTAGAAGCCCTCTGTCCTCAGGTTATCAATGCTGCATTGGCTTTAGCAGCAAAACCACAGAGTAAACTGGCCCAAGAGAACATGgatctttttaaagaacagtGGGAGAAACAAGTCCGAGTTCTCACAGATGCTGTCGATGACATTACTTCCATTGATGACTTCTTGGCTGTCTCAGAGAATCACATTTTGGAAGACGTGAACAAATGTGTCATTGCTCTCCAAGAG AAAGATGTGGATGGGCTAGACCGCACAGCTGGTGCAATTCGAGGCCGGGCTGCCCGGGTCATTCATGTTGTCACCTCAGAGATGGACAACTATGAACCAGGAGTCTACACAGAGAAGGTGCTGGAAGCAACCAAGCTGCTCTCCAACACAGTCATGCCACGTTTTACTGAGCAAGTGGAAGCGGCTGTGGAAGCCCTCAGCTCAGACCCTGCCCAGCCCATGGATGAAAACGAGTTTATTGATGCCTCCCGCCTGGTGTACGATGGCATCCGGGACATCAGGAAAGCGGTGTTGATGATAAGGACCCCTGAGGAGCTGGATGACTCTGACTTTGAGACGGAAGACTTCGATGTCAGAAGCAGGACAAGTGTCCAGACAGAAGACGACCAGCTAATAGCTGGGCAGAGTGCCCGGGCGATCATGGCTCAGCTTCCCCaggagcagaaagcaaagattgcGGAACAGGTCGCCagttttcaggaagaaaagagcaagCTGGATGCTGAGGTGTCCAAGTGGGACGACAGTGGCAACGACATCATCGTGCTGGCCAAGCAGATGTGCATGATCATGATGGAGATGACGGACTTCACCCGAGGTAAAGGACCACTCAAAAACACATCCGATGTGATCAGTGCCGCCAAGAAAATTGCTGAGGCAGGCTCCAGGATGGATAAGCTCGGCCGCACCATCGCAGACCATTGCCCAGACTCAGCCTGCAAACAGGACCTGCTGGCCTACCTTCAGCGCATCGCCCTCTACTGCCACCAGCTCAACATCTGCAGCAAAGTCAAGGCCGAGGTGCAGAACCTCGGTGGGGAGCTGGTCGTCTCCGGGGTGGACAGCGCCATGTCCCTGATCCAAGCCGCAAAGAACCTGATGAATGCGGTGGTGCAGACAGTGAAGGCGTCGTACGTGGCCTCCACCAAATACCAGAAGTCCCAGGGGATGGCATCCCTCAACCTCCCTGCTGTGTCGTGGAAGATGAAGGCACCTGAGAAAAAGCCCTTGGTGAAGAGAGAGAAGCAGGATGAGACACAGACCAAGATTAAAAGAGCGTCTCAGAAGAAGCATGTGAACCCCGTGCAGGCCCTCAGTGAGTTCAAAGCTATGGACAGCATCTAA